The following are encoded in a window of uncultured Pseudomonas sp. genomic DNA:
- the hemJ gene encoding protoporphyrinogen oxidase HemJ → MLYLWLKALHIVAMVCWFAGLFYLPRLFVYHAMSTDAVSRERFCIMERKLYRGIMWPSLIATLGLGLWLISLNPSHYFVQGWMHAKLSLVALLVVYQLMCGAQLKAFARGENQRGHVFYRWFNEAPVLALLGIVILVVVRPF, encoded by the coding sequence ATGCTCTACCTATGGCTCAAGGCCCTGCACATCGTTGCCATGGTCTGCTGGTTCGCCGGCTTGTTCTATCTGCCACGTCTGTTTGTCTACCACGCCATGAGCACCGACGCGGTGAGCCGCGAACGCTTCTGCATCATGGAGCGCAAACTCTACCGCGGGATTATGTGGCCCTCATTGATTGCGACCCTGGGCCTGGGCCTGTGGCTGATCAGCCTCAACCCCAGCCACTACTTCGTTCAGGGCTGGATGCATGCCAAGCTGAGCCTGGTGGCGCTGTTGGTGGTTTACCAACTGATGTGCGGCGCTCAACTCAAGGCCTTTGCCCGTGGCGAGAACCAACGCGGCCATGTGTTCTACCGCTGGTTCAATGAGGCGCCCGTGCTGGCCTTGCTCGGCATCGTCATCTTGGTCGTGGTTCGGCCTTTCTAA
- a CDS encoding nitronate monooxygenase family protein, with protein sequence MSLPALLEQRLRLPVVAAPMFLVSNPQLVMACCNNGIVGSFPALNQRESSGFKAWLQEITAGLDSTAAPYAVNLIVHGSNPRLQADLAICVEQRVPIVITSLGAVKEVVDAVHSYGGLVFHDVTTRRHAEKAAEAGVDGLIAVAAGAGGHAGTWSPFALIAEIRQFFDKTLLLAGCLNQGHEVLAAQLLGADLAYLGTRLIATKENGASEAYKQMILDAKAADIIHTPAVSGVPASFMRQSLALAGYDLKQLQSKGEVNYGEKLKPMDEEAKAWKTVWSAGQGVGNIRDLPSVAHLIARLDNEYREALKHNLSLQKRWAR encoded by the coding sequence ATGTCCCTTCCGGCCCTGCTCGAACAACGCCTGCGCCTGCCCGTCGTCGCCGCGCCGATGTTTCTGGTATCTAACCCGCAACTGGTAATGGCCTGCTGCAACAATGGCATCGTCGGCAGTTTCCCTGCGCTGAACCAGCGCGAGAGCAGTGGTTTCAAGGCCTGGCTACAAGAAATAACCGCTGGTTTGGACAGTACGGCGGCGCCTTATGCGGTCAACCTGATCGTGCATGGTAGCAACCCGCGCCTGCAGGCAGACCTGGCAATTTGCGTCGAACAACGCGTACCGATCGTCATCACCAGCCTGGGCGCGGTGAAGGAAGTGGTTGACGCCGTGCACAGTTATGGCGGCCTGGTGTTCCATGACGTGACCACGCGCCGGCATGCCGAGAAAGCCGCCGAAGCCGGTGTCGACGGCTTGATTGCTGTGGCCGCAGGTGCCGGCGGGCATGCCGGAACCTGGAGTCCGTTCGCGCTGATCGCCGAGATCCGTCAGTTCTTCGACAAAACCCTGCTATTGGCTGGCTGCCTCAACCAAGGCCATGAAGTCTTGGCCGCGCAACTGCTCGGCGCCGACCTGGCCTACCTTGGCACCCGCCTGATCGCTACCAAGGAAAACGGAGCCTCCGAGGCTTATAAGCAGATGATCCTCGACGCCAAAGCCGCCGACATCATTCACACCCCAGCGGTGTCCGGGGTGCCGGCGAGCTTTATGCGCCAAAGCCTGGCGCTGGCCGGTTACGACCTCAAACAACTGCAAAGCAAAGGCGAGGTCAACTATGGCGAGAAGCTCAAGCCTATGGATGAGGAAGCCAAGGCTTGGAAAACCGTGTGGTCTGCCGGCCAAGGCGTGGGCAACATCCGCGACCTGCCGAGCGTTGCGCACTTGATCGCCCGCCTCGACAATGAATACCGCGAGGCGCTCAAGCACAACCTGAGCTTGCAGAAACGCTGGGCGCGCTGA
- a CDS encoding DUF805 domain-containing protein — MTQARFKIVFNGELMPDISLETAKENLVRLFKSDHTRINSLFNGATVDIKRDLSENEADQYLKALQGAGAKVRKESDLAASLSLVETDDHREPGSEAVSNVQMTCPKCAHTQAKAIECSVCGIVIEKFIARQAMLAENPPPAATPYATPKAAVAADLPEFGELKAFTTDGRIGRLRYLAWSMVLMLACMPLFAIAAGFFAASEILGGLLMVVVGIAVAVVGIMFGVQRLHDIGWSGWLLLVSLVPVVGGVFSLLLFIIPGSTEANRFGSPPPPNSRAVKVLALLWLAMIALGIIAAITIPALMGYSGSGL, encoded by the coding sequence ATGACCCAAGCCCGCTTCAAGATTGTGTTTAACGGCGAGTTAATGCCTGACATAAGCCTGGAAACAGCCAAAGAAAATCTCGTGCGCCTGTTCAAGAGCGACCACACCCGAATCAACTCACTGTTTAACGGCGCCACTGTCGATATCAAGCGCGACCTCAGCGAAAATGAGGCCGATCAATACCTCAAAGCCCTGCAGGGTGCCGGGGCAAAAGTGCGCAAGGAATCGGACCTGGCTGCCAGCCTGAGCCTGGTGGAAACCGATGACCACCGCGAGCCTGGCAGTGAAGCGGTTAGCAACGTTCAAATGACCTGCCCCAAATGCGCCCACACGCAAGCCAAGGCCATCGAGTGCTCGGTGTGCGGCATCGTCATCGAGAAATTCATTGCGCGCCAGGCCATGCTCGCGGAAAACCCGCCGCCAGCGGCCACACCTTATGCCACACCGAAAGCCGCCGTGGCCGCAGACCTGCCGGAGTTCGGCGAATTGAAGGCTTTTACCACCGATGGGCGAATTGGCCGCTTGCGCTACCTGGCTTGGTCGATGGTGCTGATGCTGGCGTGTATGCCGCTGTTTGCGATCGCGGCCGGCTTCTTCGCCGCCTCGGAGATTCTCGGCGGTTTACTGATGGTCGTGGTGGGTATCGCGGTCGCCGTGGTCGGCATCATGTTTGGTGTGCAGCGCCTGCATGACATCGGCTGGTCTGGCTGGCTGCTGCTGGTTAGCCTGGTGCCAGTGGTCGGCGGGGTGTTCTCGCTGCTGCTGTTTATCATCCCCGGCAGCACCGAGGCTAACCGTTTTGGCTCACCGCCGCCGCCCAACAGCCGCGCGGTAAAAGTCCTCGCCCTGCTGTGGCTGGCGATGATTGCCCTCGGCATCATCGCGGCCATCACTATACCGGCCCTTATGGGTTACTCCGGCTCGGGCCTGTAA
- a CDS encoding SDR family oxidoreductase — protein sequence MPRYALITGASSGIGLALAEALARRGRNLILVARQRDALESIACELTQRFAVEVLFRTCDLSKPLRVSGLLHELEESGLHIDLLVNNAGIGSAGVYVAQDWAREQQLIELNILALARLCHAIGTIMAGQGSGQILNVASLAGFQPGPGMSNYYASKAYVLHFSEGLREELKPYGVNVSVLCPGPTRSAFFRTAHMDATALQDSTLMLSAEEVALITVRALEKNRAIIIPGWRNRLLALSSRLAPRWLVRRISAQINRRFAKPL from the coding sequence ATGCCCCGTTACGCGCTGATCACCGGTGCCTCCAGCGGCATCGGCCTGGCCCTGGCTGAAGCCTTGGCCCGGCGGGGTCGTAATCTTATTCTAGTGGCACGGCAACGCGACGCACTGGAAAGCATTGCTTGCGAACTGACTCAGCGCTTTGCCGTGGAGGTGCTGTTTCGCACCTGCGATTTGAGCAAGCCACTGCGCGTCAGCGGCCTGCTGCATGAACTGGAAGAAAGCGGGCTGCATATCGACCTGCTGGTCAACAACGCCGGCATAGGCAGTGCCGGGGTGTATGTGGCCCAAGACTGGGCGCGTGAACAGCAGTTGATTGAGCTGAATATCCTGGCCCTCGCCCGCCTCTGCCACGCCATCGGCACCATCATGGCCGGCCAGGGCAGCGGGCAGATTCTCAATGTGGCTTCGCTGGCCGGCTTTCAGCCAGGCCCTGGCATGAGCAACTACTACGCCAGCAAGGCCTACGTGCTGCACTTCTCCGAAGGTTTGCGCGAGGAACTCAAACCCTACGGCGTCAACGTATCCGTGCTGTGCCCGGGGCCAACCCGCAGCGCATTCTTCCGCACAGCCCATATGGATGCCACAGCCCTGCAGGACAGCACGCTGATGCTGAGCGCCGAAGAAGTGGCGCTGATCACCGTTAGGGCCTTGGAGAAAAACCGCGCGATTATCATCCCCGGCTGGCGCAACCGCCTGCTCGCCCTCAGCTCGCGCCTGGCACCGCGCTGGTTGGTACGACGAATCAGTGCGCAGATAAATCGCCGGTTTGCCAAGCCGCTCTAA
- a CDS encoding AAA family ATPase yields the protein MKNDIHDLGLVLDSKTKLVLIESWDEARVLQTLTSLAVRRGLGLQVWSVTEGLQRLGFSVQEPVDSSTLEPETALRLIKADPQPTLYVMCDLHPFLDDNPKLVRLLKEIAMSELPSKPTLVLVSHACRLPPEVQRYASRFSLSLPSEEELLAIVRDEASGWSARNRNARVRTDNRTLQQVVKNLRGLSHAEARALARNVIWDDGAITQEDLPELNKTKFKLLDLDGVLSFEYDTARFAEVGGLGNLKRWLAERQGIFLEGKGVDLPKGVLLVGVQGGGKSLAAKAIAGLWGLPLLRLDFACLYNKFFGETERNLREALRLAEQMAPCVLWMDEIEKGLASGDHDGGVSQRVLGTLLTWMAERKAPVFMVATANVISRLPPELVRKGRFDELFFVDLPDASVRAEIFRIHLARRELEVSAFDLAQLAAACEGFSGAEIEQAVVSALYAAQAQQQTVTQALLQQSIQGTAPLSVVMAEDLAALRAWADGRTVNAG from the coding sequence GTGAAAAACGATATTCACGATCTGGGCTTGGTGCTGGATTCCAAGACCAAGCTGGTGCTGATTGAGTCCTGGGATGAGGCGCGGGTTCTGCAGACCCTGACCAGCCTCGCCGTGCGCCGCGGACTGGGTTTGCAGGTGTGGTCAGTAACCGAGGGTTTGCAGCGCCTCGGGTTCTCCGTGCAAGAACCGGTCGACAGCAGCACCTTGGAGCCGGAAACCGCGCTGCGTCTGATCAAGGCTGATCCGCAGCCGACCTTGTATGTGATGTGTGACCTGCATCCGTTTCTCGACGACAACCCCAAGCTGGTGCGCCTGCTCAAAGAAATCGCCATGAGCGAGTTGCCGAGCAAGCCGACGCTGGTGCTGGTTTCCCATGCGTGCAGGTTGCCGCCGGAGGTGCAGCGTTACGCCTCGCGCTTCAGCCTGTCGCTGCCGTCCGAGGAGGAGCTATTGGCGATTGTGCGCGACGAGGCCTCTGGCTGGAGCGCGCGCAACCGCAACGCGCGGGTGCGTACGGATAACCGTACCTTGCAACAGGTGGTGAAGAACCTGCGCGGCCTCAGTCACGCCGAGGCGCGTGCGCTGGCGCGTAATGTGATTTGGGATGACGGCGCGATTACCCAGGAAGATCTGCCGGAGCTGAACAAGACCAAGTTCAAGTTGCTCGATCTAGATGGTGTGCTGAGTTTCGAGTACGACACCGCCCGTTTCGCCGAGGTCGGTGGGCTGGGCAACCTCAAGCGCTGGTTGGCTGAGCGGCAAGGCATCTTCCTCGAAGGCAAAGGCGTCGATCTGCCCAAGGGCGTGCTGCTGGTCGGCGTGCAGGGCGGCGGCAAGAGTCTGGCGGCCAAGGCGATCGCCGGTCTTTGGGGGCTGCCCTTGCTGCGTTTGGATTTTGCCTGCCTGTACAACAAATTCTTTGGCGAAACCGAACGCAACCTGCGTGAAGCCTTGAGGCTGGCCGAGCAGATGGCGCCTTGCGTGCTGTGGATGGACGAGATCGAAAAAGGCTTGGCCAGCGGCGACCATGACGGAGGTGTCAGCCAGCGCGTACTTGGCACCCTGCTGACCTGGATGGCTGAGCGCAAGGCCCCGGTATTTATGGTCGCTACCGCCAACGTCATCTCACGGCTGCCTCCAGAGTTGGTGCGCAAGGGGCGCTTCGATGAGTTGTTCTTTGTCGATTTGCCGGATGCCAGCGTGCGTGCCGAGATTTTCCGCATTCACTTGGCGCGCCGTGAACTCGAGGTGAGTGCTTTCGACCTGGCGCAACTGGCGGCTGCCTGTGAAGGTTTTTCCGGTGCGGAGATTGAGCAGGCGGTGGTCAGTGCCCTGTATGCCGCACAAGCTCAGCAGCAAACAGTCACCCAGGCCTTGCTGCAGCAAAGTATCCAGGGCACTGCGCCGTTGTCAGTGGTGATGGCGGAAGACCTGGCCGCCTTACGTGCCTGGGCCGATGGGCGCACGGTGAATGCCGGCTAG
- a CDS encoding histidine triad nucleotide-binding protein, producing MDCLFCKIVAGEIPARKLYEDDQVIAFHDIGPQAPVHFLVIPKKHISTLNDLSEADKPLAGHIFLTAQRLAKEQGCDDGFRVVMNCNELGGQTVYHIHMHVLGQRQLAWPPG from the coding sequence ATGGACTGTCTGTTTTGCAAGATCGTCGCTGGTGAAATACCCGCGCGCAAGCTTTATGAAGATGACCAAGTGATTGCCTTCCACGATATTGGCCCACAGGCGCCGGTGCACTTTCTGGTCATCCCGAAAAAACATATCAGCACCCTCAACGATCTCAGCGAGGCCGACAAACCATTGGCCGGGCATATTTTCCTGACGGCTCAACGCCTGGCCAAGGAGCAAGGCTGCGATGACGGCTTCCGCGTAGTCATGAACTGCAACGAACTGGGCGGCCAGACCGTGTACCACATCCATATGCACGTGCTGGGTCAACGCCAGCTGGCATGGCCGCCGGGTTGA
- a CDS encoding formylglycine-generating enzyme family protein, with amino-acid sequence MAAGLKRQHLTTLVLLGLLSGIPAHAQTQPPGRVFSDRLNKGQHGPSLIVVPAGGYLMGDHSGRGNHNERPLTPIAIERPFAMSRYEVSFADWQHYAEATATAMPDNEGWGLSSQRPVIHVSWHQAMAYSQWLSKVTGQRYRLPTEAEWEYAARAGTDSYYWWGEQLDSPETRPRAHCRGCATSRLIQNITARGGQFAANTFGLYDTAGNVWEWTASRFASPFDGSEQHTASLLDSSPRAVRGGAWNSGPSYLRSSQRDMKQPQYKDYALGFRVLRELP; translated from the coding sequence ATGGCCGCCGGGTTGAAGCGCCAGCACCTCACCACACTGGTACTGCTCGGCCTATTGAGCGGCATCCCGGCGCACGCGCAAACGCAACCCCCTGGCCGCGTATTCAGCGATCGCCTGAACAAAGGCCAACATGGGCCGTCTCTGATTGTGGTGCCCGCCGGCGGTTACCTGATGGGCGACCACAGCGGCCGCGGCAATCACAACGAGCGCCCACTGACGCCCATTGCAATCGAGCGCCCGTTTGCCATGTCTCGCTACGAAGTCAGCTTTGCCGACTGGCAGCACTACGCAGAGGCAACGGCCACGGCGATGCCGGATAACGAAGGCTGGGGCTTATCGTCACAGCGACCGGTAATCCATGTGTCCTGGCACCAAGCCATGGCCTACAGCCAATGGCTGTCCAAGGTCACAGGGCAGCGCTATCGACTGCCCACCGAGGCCGAATGGGAATATGCCGCGCGCGCCGGTACTGACAGCTATTACTGGTGGGGCGAACAGCTCGACAGCCCGGAAACCCGGCCGCGCGCCCACTGTCGCGGCTGCGCCACCTCACGCCTGATTCAGAACATAACCGCACGCGGCGGCCAATTTGCCGCCAACACCTTTGGCCTGTACGACACGGCGGGCAATGTTTGGGAATGGACCGCCTCACGTTTTGCCAGCCCCTTCGACGGCAGTGAGCAGCATACCGCCAGCTTGCTCGACAGCAGCCCCAGGGCGGTACGCGGCGGCGCGTGGAACAGCGGCCCCAGCTACCTGCGCAGCAGTCAGCGGGACATGAAGCAGCCTCAGTACAAAGACTACGCCCTGGGTTTTCGCGTACTCCGTGAGTTGCCCTGA
- the coq7 gene encoding 2-polyprenyl-3-methyl-6-methoxy-1,4-benzoquinone monooxygenase, translated as MASERHFSPVDRLLLQADAALRTLLPFSGQPSRPSPGIVQPEAEMDEAQAQHVAGLMRINHTGEVCAQALYQGQALTAKLPQIRKAMEHAADEEIDHLAWCEQRIRQLGSQPSLLNPLFYGLSFGVGAAAGLISDKVSLGFVAATEDQVVKHLDEHLQQIPQEDQKSRAILEQMRSDEEQHACNALAAGGLRFPAPVKFGMSLLAKVMTSTTYRV; from the coding sequence ATGGCCAGCGAACGTCACTTCTCACCTGTTGATCGTCTGTTACTGCAAGCCGATGCCGCGCTGCGCACCCTGCTGCCCTTCAGCGGCCAACCATCTCGGCCGTCACCCGGCATCGTGCAGCCAGAAGCCGAGATGGATGAGGCACAGGCGCAGCATGTCGCGGGCCTGATGCGCATCAACCATACCGGTGAGGTCTGTGCTCAGGCGCTGTATCAAGGCCAGGCCTTGACCGCCAAACTGCCGCAGATACGCAAAGCCATGGAGCACGCCGCCGATGAGGAGATCGATCATCTGGCCTGGTGTGAACAGCGCATCCGCCAGCTCGGCAGCCAGCCGAGCCTGCTCAACCCACTGTTCTATGGCTTGTCGTTTGGCGTAGGCGCAGCGGCTGGGCTGATCAGCGACAAGGTCAGCCTCGGCTTTGTCGCCGCCACCGAAGATCAGGTGGTCAAACACCTCGACGAGCACCTGCAGCAAATCCCCCAAGAAGACCAAAAGTCCAGGGCGATTCTCGAGCAGATGCGCAGCGATGAAGAACAGCATGCCTGCAATGCGCTGGCTGCCGGCGGCCTGCGCTTCCCGGCGCCAGTGAAGTTCGGCATGAGCCTGCTGGCCAAGGTGATGACCAGCACCACTTACCGCGTCTAG
- a CDS encoding OsmC family protein: MKARIQWAGEALFIGESGSGHAVVMDGPPESGGRNLGVRPMEMVLIGLGGCSNFDVVSILKKSRQAVESCEAFLEAERATEEPKVFTKIHLHFVVKGRGLKEAQVKRAVELSAEKYCSASIMLGRGGVEITHDYEIIELAE, from the coding sequence ATGAAAGCGCGTATTCAGTGGGCCGGCGAAGCCCTGTTTATTGGTGAGTCGGGCAGTGGTCACGCGGTGGTCATGGACGGCCCGCCGGAGAGCGGTGGGCGTAACCTCGGTGTGCGGCCGATGGAGATGGTGCTGATTGGCCTAGGCGGCTGCAGTAACTTCGATGTGGTCAGCATCCTGAAGAAGTCCCGTCAGGCCGTGGAAAGCTGCGAGGCTTTTCTCGAGGCTGAGCGGGCCACGGAAGAACCTAAGGTGTTCACCAAGATCCACCTGCATTTTGTGGTCAAGGGCCGCGGCCTGAAAGAAGCCCAAGTCAAGCGTGCGGTCGAGCTTTCGGCCGAGAAGTACTGCTCGGCTTCGATCATGCTCGGGCGTGGCGGTGTTGAAATTACTCACGACTACGAAATTATCGAGTTGGCTGAGTAA
- the crp gene encoding cAMP-activated global transcriptional regulator CRP, whose product MVAITLTPKIKNLDKLLAHCHRRRYTAKSTIIYAGDRCETLFFIVKGSVTILIEDDDGREMIIAYLNTGDFFGEMGLFEKDGTEKERSAWVRAKTECEVAELSYAKFRELTQQDPDILYALGSQMAERLRNTTRKVGDLAFLDVTGRVARTLLDLCKQPDAMTHPDGMQIKITRQEIGRIVGCSREMVGRVLKALEEQGLVNVKGKTMVVFGTR is encoded by the coding sequence ATGGTTGCTATTACCCTCACACCTAAAATAAAAAATCTCGACAAGCTTCTCGCACACTGCCACCGCCGCCGCTACACCGCCAAGAGCACCATCATCTACGCAGGCGACCGTTGCGAAACGCTGTTCTTCATCGTCAAAGGTTCGGTCACTATTCTGATCGAAGACGATGATGGTCGGGAAATGATCATCGCTTACCTCAACACCGGCGACTTCTTTGGCGAAATGGGCCTGTTCGAAAAGGACGGTACCGAGAAAGAACGCAGCGCTTGGGTCCGTGCCAAGACCGAATGCGAAGTGGCAGAGCTCAGCTACGCCAAGTTTCGCGAACTCACCCAGCAAGATCCGGACATCCTCTACGCCCTGGGCAGCCAGATGGCCGAACGCTTGCGCAACACCACGCGCAAGGTGGGCGACCTGGCCTTCCTCGATGTTACCGGCCGCGTTGCACGCACCCTGCTCGACCTGTGCAAGCAACCCGACGCCATGACTCACCCAGACGGCATGCAGATCAAGATTACCCGCCAGGAAATCGGCCGCATCGTTGGCTGCTCGCGGGAAATGGTCGGCCGCGTACTCAAAGCCCTGGAGGAGCAAGGCCTGGTTAACGTCAAGGGCAAGACCATGGTGGTCTTCGGCACCCGCTAA
- the trpC gene encoding indole-3-glycerol phosphate synthase TrpC, with the protein MSIPTVLEKILARKAEEVAARRAIVNLAELEQQARSADPVRGFAQALLAQAKRKQPAVIAEIKKASPSKGVLREHFVPAELAQSYQSGGATCLSVLTDIDFFQGADRYLQQARAACSLPVIRKDFMLDPYQIVEARALGADCVLLIVSALEDGQMAELAATAKAFDLDVLVEVHDGDELERALKTLDTPLVGINNRNLHTFELSLETTLDLLPRIPRDRLVVTESGILNRADVELMEISEVYAFLVGEAFMRADNPGAELERLFFPERKRLIASSDVD; encoded by the coding sequence GTGAGTATTCCAACCGTTCTGGAGAAAATCCTCGCGCGCAAGGCTGAGGAAGTAGCGGCGCGCCGCGCCATCGTCAACCTCGCTGAACTTGAGCAGCAAGCCCGCAGCGCCGATCCGGTGCGCGGCTTTGCCCAGGCGCTGCTGGCGCAGGCCAAGCGTAAGCAACCAGCGGTGATTGCCGAAATCAAAAAAGCCTCGCCGAGCAAGGGCGTATTGCGTGAGCACTTCGTGCCGGCTGAACTCGCCCAGAGCTACCAGAGCGGTGGCGCCACTTGCCTGTCAGTGCTCACCGATATCGACTTCTTCCAAGGTGCCGACCGTTACTTGCAGCAAGCGCGGGCGGCCTGTTCGCTGCCGGTGATCCGCAAAGACTTTATGCTCGATCCATATCAGATCGTTGAAGCGCGCGCGCTCGGTGCCGATTGCGTGTTGCTGATCGTTTCGGCGCTGGAAGATGGCCAGATGGCCGAGCTGGCCGCGACGGCCAAAGCTTTTGATCTGGATGTGTTGGTCGAGGTGCATGACGGCGATGAGCTAGAGCGGGCGCTGAAGACGCTGGACACACCGCTGGTGGGCATCAACAACCGTAACCTGCACACCTTTGAACTCAGTCTGGAAACCACCCTTGACCTGCTGCCGCGCATTCCGCGAGACCGCCTGGTGGTGACCGAGAGTGGCATTCTCAATCGTGCCGATGTCGAGCTGATGGAGATCAGTGAGGTGTATGCCTTTTTGGTCGGCGAGGCGTTTATGCGCGCCGATAATCCGGGGGCTGAGCTGGAGCGGCTGTTCTTCCCCGAGCGTAAGCGGCTGATTGCCTCGTCAGACGTGGACTGA
- the trpD gene encoding anthranilate phosphoribosyltransferase, whose protein sequence is MNIKEALNRVVSQLDLSTAEMQDVMREIMTGQCTDAQIGAFLMGMRMKSETIDEIVGAVSVMRELASHVHLQTLDHVVDVVGTGGDGANIFNVSTAASFVVAAAGGKVAKHGNRAVSGKSGSADLLEAAGIYLQLTPEQVARCIDSVGVGFMFAQVHHSAMKYAAVPRRELGLRTIFNMLGPLTNPAGVKHQVVGVFSQALCRPLAEVLKRLGSQHILVVHSRDGLDEFSLAAATHVAELKDGQISEYEVLPEDLGLQSQSLVGLAVESPEASLALIRDALSKRKTDAGQKAADMIALNAGAALYAADLASTLKEGVQLAHDALHTGLAWEKLQELVSFTAVFKQEHAG, encoded by the coding sequence ATGAATATTAAGGAAGCCCTCAACCGGGTGGTGAGCCAGCTCGATCTGAGCACCGCAGAAATGCAGGACGTCATGCGCGAGATCATGACCGGCCAGTGCACGGATGCGCAGATTGGCGCGTTCCTCATGGGCATGCGCATGAAAAGCGAAACCATCGACGAGATCGTTGGTGCGGTTTCGGTGATGCGCGAGCTGGCCAGTCACGTGCACCTGCAGACGCTCGACCATGTGGTTGACGTGGTGGGCACTGGTGGCGACGGGGCGAATATCTTCAACGTATCCACCGCCGCCAGTTTTGTTGTGGCCGCAGCCGGCGGCAAGGTCGCCAAGCATGGTAATCGCGCGGTTTCGGGCAAGAGCGGCAGCGCCGATCTGCTTGAGGCCGCGGGTATTTATCTGCAGCTGACACCCGAGCAGGTGGCGCGCTGTATCGACAGCGTCGGTGTCGGCTTTATGTTCGCTCAGGTGCATCATTCGGCCATGAAGTACGCCGCTGTGCCACGGCGTGAGCTGGGCCTGCGCACCATCTTCAATATGCTTGGCCCGCTGACCAATCCGGCCGGGGTCAAGCATCAGGTGGTGGGGGTATTCAGCCAGGCGCTGTGCCGGCCGCTGGCCGAGGTGCTCAAGCGCCTGGGTAGCCAGCATATTCTGGTGGTGCATTCGCGCGATGGGCTGGATGAGTTCAGCCTGGCTGCCGCCACCCATGTGGCCGAATTGAAAGATGGGCAGATCAGCGAGTACGAGGTGCTGCCGGAAGACCTCGGCCTGCAGAGTCAGAGTTTGGTTGGCCTGGCGGTGGAAAGCCCAGAGGCGTCGCTGGCGCTGATCCGCGATGCCTTGAGTAAACGCAAGACCGACGCCGGGCAGAAGGCCGCAGACATGATCGCGCTGAATGCCGGTGCGGCGCTGTATGCGGCGGACCTGGCGAGCACCCTTAAAGAGGGCGTGCAGCTGGCGCATGATGCCTTGCATACCGGGCTGGCCTGGGAAAAGCTGCAGGAGTTGGTGTCCTTTACCGCCGTATTCAAACAGGAGCATGCCGGGTGA
- a CDS encoding aminodeoxychorismate/anthranilate synthase component II: protein MLLMIDNYDSFTYNVVQYLGELGADVHVIRNDELSIAEIEALQPERIVVSPGPCTPTEAGVSIEAILHFAGKLPILGVCLGHQSIGQAFGGHVVRARQVMHGKTSPVFHKDQGVFAGLNNPLTVTRYHSLVVEHASLPDSLEVTAWTQHADGAVDEIMGLRHKTLHIEGVQFHPESILTEQGHELFANFLKQQGGLR, encoded by the coding sequence ATGCTGCTGATGATCGATAATTACGACTCCTTTACCTACAACGTGGTGCAGTACCTCGGTGAGCTGGGGGCTGATGTGCACGTGATTCGTAATGACGAGCTGAGCATCGCCGAGATCGAGGCGCTGCAGCCCGAACGCATCGTGGTGTCGCCCGGCCCATGTACACCGACTGAAGCCGGAGTGTCCATCGAGGCCATCCTGCATTTTGCCGGCAAGCTGCCGATTCTCGGTGTGTGCCTGGGCCACCAGAGCATTGGCCAGGCGTTTGGCGGTCATGTGGTGCGCGCGCGTCAGGTGATGCACGGTAAAACCAGCCCGGTGTTTCATAAGGATCAGGGGGTGTTCGCCGGCTTGAATAACCCACTGACGGTGACTCGTTACCATTCACTGGTGGTCGAGCATGCAAGCCTGCCGGACAGCCTGGAAGTGACTGCCTGGACCCAGCATGCCGATGGCGCTGTGGATGAAATCATGGGGCTGCGGCATAAGACCCTGCATATCGAGGGCGTGCAGTTTCACCCTGAGTCGATTCTCACTGAGCAGGGCCATGAATTGTTCGCCAACTTCCTCAAGCAACAAGGAGGCCTGCGCTGA